The following proteins are co-located in the Candidatus Poribacteria bacterium genome:
- a CDS encoding ABC transporter permease translates to MRRILEANIGLVYLFLYMPILAVVVFSFNSGEQISVWEGFTFGWYAKLFEDPALWRACRNSLMVAGIATAIATVIGTTAALAIERHRFRFRTVLVRVLYLPIIIPDIVLAIALLTFYVQVSIPLGLITVIIAHGVFNIAYVTIVVRARLQGYDHTLEEAARDLGANEWQTFWRITLPLIAPGIVGGALLAFTLSIDDFVITFFTAGVGYTTLSVHIYSLLKFGITPKINAISTMLLANSIVFILLFLWFQGGATSSQERET, encoded by the coding sequence ATGAGAAGGATTCTGGAAGCCAACATTGGGTTGGTTTACCTCTTTTTATATATGCCGATTTTAGCGGTTGTGGTGTTCTCATTCAACAGTGGTGAACAGATCTCCGTTTGGGAAGGCTTCACATTCGGTTGGTATGCGAAGCTGTTTGAGGATCCGGCATTATGGCGTGCTTGTCGCAATAGTTTGATGGTAGCAGGTATTGCGACTGCTATCGCGACCGTTATTGGGACAACGGCGGCACTCGCTATAGAACGACACCGCTTCCGTTTCCGAACCGTCCTTGTCCGCGTACTCTACCTCCCGATTATCATTCCAGACATTGTCTTGGCGATTGCTTTGTTGACCTTTTACGTACAAGTCAGCATTCCTCTCGGCTTAATCACTGTAATCATCGCACACGGTGTTTTCAACATCGCTTATGTTACGATCGTCGTGCGGGCGCGCCTACAAGGCTATGACCACACATTGGAAGAAGCCGCCCGTGACCTCGGTGCGAACGAATGGCAGACATTTTGGCGGATAACACTTCCCTTGATTGCCCCTGGAATTGTCGGCGGTGCGCTGCTCGCTTTTACGCTCTCTATTGATGACTTTGTTATCACCTTCTTTACCGCTGGCGTGGGTTATACGACGCTGTCTGTGCACATCTATTCGCTCCTGAAGTTTGGGATTACGCCGAAGATTAACGCTATCTCAACGATGTTGTTGGCGAACTCCATTGTATTTATCCTGCTGTTCCTGTGGTTCCAAGGCGGTGCCACCTCCTCTCAAGAGCGAGAGACGTGA
- a CDS encoding ABC transporter permease — translation MRRNYQLFILLFPVVFWLVCFFLLPLVSVFIYSFIERGTYGGVVWDFTLENYQRLFDGLYLGILWRSISTALVCTAICLLLGYPFAYYLARYKPKHRNVLLLLVVVPFWTNFLIRTYAWILILRTEGLLNSLLGAVLPNWSPLELLNTPLAVQIGLVYGYLPFMILPLYAALEQLDVSLLEAAQDLGASQRRAFWHVTVPLSLPGILAGSMLVFIPTVGAFLTPDLLGGGKVSYIGNVIERQFKTARDWPFGSALSFMLMGIVLVGTVLYFRALQQNEGQPDSPR, via the coding sequence ATGCGTCGTAATTACCAGCTCTTCATCCTCCTTTTCCCTGTTGTATTCTGGCTTGTCTGCTTTTTTCTTCTTCCGCTTGTCTCCGTATTCATTTACAGTTTCATAGAGCGCGGGACTTACGGTGGGGTGGTATGGGACTTCACACTGGAGAACTATCAACGCCTGTTCGATGGATTGTATCTCGGTATCCTCTGGCGTTCCATATCGACGGCGTTGGTCTGCACGGCGATTTGTCTGCTGCTCGGTTATCCCTTCGCTTACTATCTGGCACGCTATAAACCGAAACACCGAAATGTTTTGTTACTGCTCGTCGTCGTCCCGTTTTGGACGAACTTCCTTATTCGGACCTACGCGTGGATACTCATCTTGCGGACGGAAGGACTCTTGAACAGTCTCTTGGGAGCCGTCCTTCCGAATTGGAGTCCATTAGAACTGTTGAACACCCCACTCGCCGTGCAGATAGGACTCGTTTACGGATACCTACCTTTTATGATACTCCCCCTGTATGCCGCTTTGGAGCAGTTAGATGTATCCCTGTTGGAAGCGGCGCAAGACTTGGGGGCATCGCAGCGGCGAGCGTTTTGGCATGTAACCGTGCCGCTGAGTCTCCCCGGTATCCTCGCTGGTTCGATGCTGGTTTTTATTCCGACGGTAGGTGCGTTCCTAACGCCCGATCTGCTCGGTGGCGGAAAAGTGAGTTATATCGGGAACGTCATTGAGAGGCAATTCAAAACGGCACGGGATTGGCCCTTCGGCTCCGCACTCTCGTTTATGCTGATGGGCATTGTTCTGGTCGGCACTGTGTTATATTTCCGCGCTTTACAACAGAATGAAGGACAACCTGATAGTCCCCGTTAG